In Octopus bimaculoides isolate UCB-OBI-ISO-001 chromosome 14, ASM119413v2, whole genome shotgun sequence, the following are encoded in one genomic region:
- the LOC106881674 gene encoding uncharacterized HIT-like protein Synpcc7942_1390 yields MDPETKCAQTATPGDPANTVFGKIIRGEIKSDFIYEDDKCVAFHDLNKQAPVHILIIPKTPISQMSTASDEHKEILGHLLIVAKKLAETETDGNGFRLVINDGKNGGQSVYYIHVHLLANRQMTWPPG; encoded by the exons ATGGATCCTGAAACTAAATGTGCACAAACAGCTACTCCCGGTGATCCTGCAAACACCGTATTCGGCAAAATAATACGTGGTGAAATTAAAAGTGACTTCATCTACGAAGATGACaag TGTGTTGCATTTCATGACCTCAATAAACAAGCTCCTGTCCATATCTTGATCATACCCAAGACGCCCATTTCCCAAATGTCAACAGCAAGTGATGAACATAAAGAA aTTTTGGGCCATCTTCTAATTGTTGCCAAGAAACTTGCTGAAACTGAAACTGATGGAAACGGTTTTCGTCTGGTAATCAACGATGGTAAGAATGGAGGCCAATCAGTTTATTACATCCACGTCCACTTGCTTGCCAACCGCCAGATGACCTGGCCTCCAGGTTGA